One genomic window of Thermus sp. LT1-2-5 includes the following:
- a CDS encoding UDP-galactopyranose mutase, whose amino-acid sequence PNEHAYTRVTEFKHLTGQDYLPHTTLCYEYPEAYEPGRNEPYYPVPQEENEVRYQLYLEEARRLKGVYFAGRLGDYRYYNMDQAVARALKLFEEVAHG is encoded by the coding sequence CCCCAACGAGCACGCCTACACCCGGGTGACGGAGTTCAAGCACCTTACGGGGCAGGACTACCTGCCCCACACCACCTTGTGCTACGAGTACCCGGAGGCCTACGAGCCTGGGCGGAACGAGCCGTACTACCCGGTGCCGCAGGAGGAGAACGAGGTGCGGTACCAGCTTTACCTGGAGGAGGCGAGGAGGCTCAAGGGGGTGTATTTCGCCGGAAGGCTTGGGGACTATCGGTACTACAACATGGACCAGGCGGTGGCCAGGGCCCTGAAGCTCTTTGA